One Polaribacter sp. SA4-12 genomic window carries:
- a CDS encoding universal stress protein, translated as MKKILHATDFSKNAIPALKYALNLSKKLDTSLFVIHVFDYPTIFDKDLKEPYINLEDKTYITQQNKLINFCNSNYEGDLEEVDVSFEAIENKSIINGIIEKAKKLNADLIITGTKSEKVLKEFLLGKTALKLIEKAPCPVLTVPKGICASNIKTIVYASDFEENDICAIYDLVHIAKPYEATIKIVHVSKKENSYVLQKKSWFDQLLKEKIKYDKIDTQIIFSDNVFDSLKTYLKDENADMIAMLERDSKGIVKMLFHTDLVKKMESLGNIPLLSFNGHRM; from the coding sequence ATGAAAAAGATATTACACGCAACTGATTTTTCTAAAAATGCAATTCCTGCACTGAAATACGCTCTTAATTTAAGTAAGAAATTAGATACAAGTTTATTTGTAATTCATGTTTTTGATTATCCTACAATTTTTGATAAAGACCTTAAAGAACCTTATATCAATCTTGAAGATAAGACTTATATAACGCAACAAAATAAATTGATTAATTTTTGTAATAGCAATTACGAAGGTGATTTAGAGGAAGTAGATGTAAGTTTTGAAGCTATTGAAAACAAGTCAATTATAAATGGAATTATTGAAAAAGCAAAAAAACTAAATGCAGATTTGATTATTACAGGAACAAAAAGTGAAAAAGTATTAAAGGAATTTCTCTTAGGTAAGACAGCTTTAAAACTTATTGAAAAAGCACCTTGTCCAGTATTAACGGTTCCTAAAGGTATATGTGCAAGTAATATTAAAACAATTGTTTATGCTTCAGATTTTGAAGAAAATGATATTTGTGCAATTTATGATTTAGTACATATTGCAAAGCCATATGAAGCAACAATAAAAATTGTTCATGTTTCTAAAAAAGAAAATTCTTATGTCTTACAGAAGAAAAGTTGGTTTGATCAATTATTAAAAGAAAAAATTAAGTACGATAAAATAGATACACAAATAATTTTTTCTGATAATGTTTTTGATTCTTTAAAAACCTATTTAAAAGATGAAAATGCAGATATGATAGCTATGTTAGAGAGAGATTCAAAAGGAATAGTTAAAATGTTATTTCATACTGATTTAGTTAAAAAAATGGAATCTTTAGGCAATATACCTCTTTTGAGTTTTAATGGTCATAGAATGTAA
- a CDS encoding universal stress protein, protein MKRILHATDYSENAIPALKYAFNLCKKLDASLFVIHVFDSLPLGLDGEKDNKHLSILTEFCEKHYEGDIDELDISFDAIEDKSIVHAILKKAYSLNADLIISGTKSEKVLKELLLANKAKKLIEKAPCPVLTVPKEQKEHKIDTIVYASDFEENDISAIYDLVSIARAYDAIIKIVHVSSKEDDAEFAKLDWFTNLLNEKVKYDKVDIEIIYSQNTFDSLKAYFKEENADMVTMLERNSKGIMNMLFHIDLVKKMETLGDIPLMSFNENKL, encoded by the coding sequence ATGAAAAGGATATTACATGCTACAGATTATTCAGAAAACGCAATACCAGCATTAAAATATGCGTTTAATTTATGTAAAAAATTAGATGCGAGTTTGTTTGTTATTCATGTTTTCGATTCACTTCCATTAGGTCTTGATGGTGAGAAAGATAACAAACACCTAAGTATATTAACTGAGTTTTGTGAAAAACATTATGAAGGAGATATTGATGAGTTAGATATAAGTTTTGATGCTATTGAAGATAAATCGATAGTACATGCAATTCTTAAAAAAGCGTACAGTTTAAATGCAGATTTAATTATTAGTGGTACTAAAAGTGAAAAAGTACTTAAGGAATTACTTTTAGCAAATAAAGCCAAAAAGCTAATAGAAAAAGCACCCTGCCCTGTATTAACAGTTCCAAAAGAGCAAAAAGAACATAAGATTGATACAATTGTTTATGCTTCAGATTTTGAAGAAAATGATATTTCTGCAATTTATGATCTAGTTAGTATTGCCAGAGCTTATGATGCCATTATAAAAATTGTTCATGTTTCTTCAAAAGAAGATGATGCAGAATTTGCAAAATTAGATTGGTTTACTAACTTACTAAATGAAAAGGTTAAATATGATAAGGTTGATATTGAGATCATCTATTCTCAAAACACCTTCGATTCTTTAAAAGCTTATTTTAAAGAAGAGAATGCTGATATGGTTACAATGTTAGAAAGAAATTCAAAAGGAATAATGAATATGTTGTTTCATATAGATTTAGTTAAAAAAATGGAAACTTTAGGAGATATTCCATTGATGAGTTTTAATGAAAATAAATTGTAA
- a CDS encoding YgaP family membrane protein — translation MLNKYFRVIVGVMVLLMVALTYYVSINWLWFGVFIGLNMIQSAFTKWCLLETILVKLGVKKEGGSCSSC, via the coding sequence ATGTTAAACAAATATTTTAGAGTGATTGTTGGTGTAATGGTTTTGTTAATGGTTGCATTAACTTATTATGTTAGTATAAATTGGTTGTGGTTTGGAGTCTTTATTGGTTTAAATATGATTCAATCTGCATTTACAAAATGGTGTTTGTTAGAAACAATTTTGGTGAAATTAGGTGTTAAAAAAGAAGGTGGCTCTTGTTCATCATGTTAA
- a CDS encoding efflux RND transporter permease subunit, with the protein MKEGLAGKIAKVFIGSKLTVLLMVVFMVVGVYASFLIPREEEPQIDVPMADIFVGYPGASPTEIENRVVKPLEKLISNIKGVEYVYATAMNEKAMVIVQFYVGEDIERSFVKLYNEINKHMDQMPAGVTFPLVKTRAIDDVPMLGLTLWSENYSDYQLSQMGQELETEIKKINDVSITHKIGGRNRQLRVVLDKDKLASSGLDFLSVSQMIKANNTQLSSGSFDKNDTEFLVKTGNFLASVTDVENLVVGVQQNRPIYLKQIATIVDGPEIPQNYVSLGFGQASEKSQTYKSEYPAVTISVAKRKGADAMKISELILHKVAHLRTTLIPDDVHVEVTRNYGETASHKVSELLWHLIGSIFAVTLVVMLAMGWRGGLVVFLSVPITFALTLLSYYMLDYTLNRITLFALVFVTGIVVDDSIIIAENMHRHFKMKRLPFKQAALYAINEVGNPTILATFTVIASVLPMAFVSGLMGPYMAPMPIGASIAMILSLFVALTITPYLGYIFLREKDKKGGEEKVEKPLEETFIYKIYDRFERPLIENKTRRWLFLGGTFVVLMATMVLFFTNSVAVKMLPFDNKNEFQVVIDMPEGTTLERTGVVTQEIAQYLSTRPEVVNYQNYIGTSAPITFNGLVRHYDLRGGSNMADIQVNLVDKGEREIQSHGIAKLLRPEIQKIAKKYNANVKLVEVPPGPPVLSTIVAEVYGPDYEQQIEIANQVQNILKNTDDVVDVDFMVEADQIEYQFEINKEKAMLYGVAPQQIAYTMNMALSNRAITNLYDENAVNQVGLVLTLDEKEKSTISDISQLKVKSKQGNMVPIADLVEIKETIAAKSIFRKNQKRVVYVMADMAGELESPAYAILGMEEKLNTIKLPEGYKLNEMYLGQPEFEDDYTVKWDGEWQITLEVFRDLGIAFLGAIILIYILIVGWFQNFKAPIVMMVAIPLSLIGIVLGHWIMGAFFTATSFIGMIALAGIMVRNSVLLIDFINLRLEEGVPLKQAAIEAGAVRTTPILLTAGTVVIGAFVILFDPIFQGLAISLMGGTIVSTVLTLLVVPLVYYMIEKKNYK; encoded by the coding sequence ATGAAAGAAGGTTTAGCTGGAAAAATTGCAAAAGTCTTTATAGGATCGAAACTTACAGTGCTTCTAATGGTCGTTTTTATGGTTGTTGGTGTGTATGCTTCGTTTTTGATTCCGAGAGAAGAAGAGCCACAAATTGATGTGCCAATGGCAGATATTTTTGTTGGTTATCCAGGTGCGAGTCCAACAGAAATTGAGAATAGAGTTGTAAAACCTTTAGAGAAATTAATTTCTAATATTAAAGGTGTAGAGTATGTGTATGCTACTGCTATGAATGAAAAAGCAATGGTAATTGTGCAGTTTTATGTGGGCGAAGATATAGAGCGTTCTTTTGTGAAATTATACAATGAGATTAACAAACACATGGATCAAATGCCTGCAGGCGTTACGTTTCCGTTGGTTAAAACACGTGCTATTGATGATGTGCCAATGTTGGGGTTAACATTGTGGAGTGAAAACTACAGTGATTATCAATTAAGCCAAATGGGGCAAGAATTAGAAACAGAGATTAAGAAGATAAATGATGTTTCTATTACGCATAAAATTGGTGGAAGAAATCGTCAATTAAGAGTTGTTTTAGATAAAGATAAATTGGCTTCTAGTGGATTAGATTTCTTGTCGGTTTCTCAAATGATAAAAGCCAATAATACACAATTAAGTTCTGGTAGTTTTGATAAAAATGACACGGAGTTTTTAGTAAAAACGGGTAACTTTTTAGCATCTGTAACTGATGTAGAGAATTTAGTAGTTGGTGTACAACAAAATAGACCTATTTATTTAAAACAAATAGCAACTATTGTTGATGGACCAGAAATTCCACAAAATTATGTGTCTTTAGGTTTTGGACAAGCGAGCGAGAAATCTCAAACATACAAATCGGAATATCCTGCTGTAACTATTTCTGTCGCTAAAAGAAAAGGTGCAGATGCAATGAAAATTTCGGAATTAATTTTACATAAAGTAGCGCATTTACGAACTACTTTAATTCCTGATGATGTTCACGTAGAAGTTACTAGAAATTACGGAGAAACAGCTTCTCATAAAGTATCAGAGTTATTGTGGCATCTTATTGGTTCTATCTTTGCAGTTACTTTGGTGGTAATGTTAGCAATGGGTTGGCGTGGTGGTTTGGTGGTGTTTTTATCTGTGCCAATTACGTTTGCTTTAACATTGTTAAGTTATTACATGTTAGATTACACATTAAACAGAATTACGCTTTTCGCATTGGTTTTTGTAACTGGTATTGTGGTTGATGATTCCATTATTATTGCAGAAAATATGCATAGGCATTTTAAGATGAAACGCTTGCCTTTTAAACAAGCTGCATTATATGCAATTAATGAAGTTGGTAACCCAACAATTTTAGCAACGTTTACAGTAATTGCTTCTGTTTTACCGATGGCCTTTGTGTCTGGTTTAATGGGGCCTTATATGGCACCAATGCCAATTGGAGCTTCAATTGCAATGATTTTATCGTTATTTGTAGCTTTAACAATTACTCCTTATTTAGGATATATTTTCTTAAGAGAAAAAGATAAAAAAGGTGGTGAAGAGAAAGTTGAAAAACCTTTGGAAGAAACTTTTATTTATAAAATTTATGACAGATTTGAAAGACCTTTAATTGAAAATAAAACAAGAAGATGGTTGTTTTTAGGAGGGACATTCGTTGTGTTAATGGCAACAATGGTCTTATTTTTCACCAATTCTGTAGCTGTGAAAATGTTACCTTTTGATAATAAAAATGAGTTTCAGGTAGTAATTGATATGCCAGAAGGAACAACGCTAGAAAGAACTGGAGTTGTAACTCAAGAAATTGCACAGTATTTATCTACAAGACCAGAAGTTGTTAATTATCAGAATTATATTGGTACTTCTGCACCAATTACTTTTAACGGTTTAGTTCGTCATTACGATTTACGTGGTGGATCTAATATGGCTGATATTCAAGTGAATTTGGTTGATAAAGGCGAACGTGAAATTCAAAGTCACGGAATTGCAAAATTATTAAGACCAGAAATTCAGAAAATAGCAAAGAAATACAATGCAAATGTAAAGCTGGTGGAAGTTCCCCCAGGACCGCCGGTTTTATCAACAATTGTTGCAGAGGTTTATGGACCAGATTATGAACAGCAAATAGAAATTGCAAATCAGGTTCAAAATATCTTAAAAAATACTGATGATGTTGTTGATGTAGATTTTATGGTGGAAGCTGATCAAATTGAATATCAATTTGAAATAAATAAAGAAAAAGCAATGTTGTATGGAGTTGCTCCTCAACAAATTGCTTATACAATGAATATGGCTTTGTCTAACAGAGCGATTACAAATTTGTATGACGAAAATGCTGTAAATCAAGTTGGTTTGGTTTTAACTTTGGATGAAAAAGAAAAATCAACTATCTCTGATATTTCTCAATTGAAAGTAAAATCGAAACAAGGTAACATGGTGCCAATTGCAGATTTAGTTGAAATTAAAGAAACAATTGCAGCAAAAAGTATTTTCCGTAAAAATCAAAAACGTGTTGTTTATGTAATGGCAGATATGGCTGGGGAATTAGAAAGTCCTGCGTATGCAATTTTAGGAATGGAAGAAAAATTGAATACAATAAAGCTTCCTGAAGGTTATAAATTAAACGAGATGTATTTAGGTCAGCCAGAATTTGAAGACGATTATACTGTGAAATGGGATGGAGAATGGCAAATTACATTAGAAGTTTTTAGAGATTTAGGAATCGCTTTTTTAGGAGCAATTATCTTAATTTATATTTTAATTGTTGGGTGGTTTCAAAACTTTAAAGCACCAATTGTAATGATGGTTGCAATACCGCTATCATTAATCGGAATTGTTTTAGGGCATTGGATTATGGGAGCATTCTTTACTGCAACTTCATTTATTGGAATGATTGCTCTAGCAGGAATTATGGTAAGAAACTCCGTTTTACTGATTGATTTTATCAATTTAAGACTAGAAGAAGGAGTGCCTTTAAAACAAGCAGCAATTGAAGCTGGAGCAGTAAGAACAACGCCAATTTTATTAACTGCAGGTACAGTTGTAATTGGAGCCTTTGTAATCTTATTTGATCCAATTTTTCAAGGATTGGCAATCTCATTAATGGGAGGAACCATTGTTTCTACAGTATTAACATTATTGGTTGTGCCATTAGTGTATTATATGATTGAAAAGAAGAATTATAAATAA